The bacterium genome includes a region encoding these proteins:
- a CDS encoding TRL-like family protein produces the protein MKKRSLMSLILAIGLVSLLGGCVFAPVVPPRGILYNDQTSPLFPGGTPGEKIGKASSHNILFLVGWGDSGMARAIENGGIQRVNHTDYRIQNYMLFYQRYTTIVHGE, from the coding sequence ATGAAGAAGCGTTCCCTGATGAGTTTGATTCTCGCCATTGGCTTGGTGAGCCTACTTGGAGGTTGTGTGTTTGCCCCGGTGGTCCCGCCGCGGGGTATTCTCTACAACGACCAGACTTCGCCGTTGTTCCCGGGCGGCACGCCTGGCGAGAAGATCGGCAAGGCCTCCTCCCACAATATCCTCTTTCTGGTGGGGTGGGGCGACTCGGGTATGGCGCGGGCAATCGAGAACGGCGGTATTCAGCGCGTCAATCACACGGACTACCGCATCCAGAATTACATGCTTTTCTATCAGCGCTATACAACGATCGTTCATGGAGAGTGA
- the efp gene encoding elongation factor P: MPPIEPAKVRPGNKLVVDGDIYEVIEFAHTKPGKGQAFVKCKIKNLQNGRVLEKTWKIGEMLETADFQKHTCQFLYSDPDGYNFMDLGSYEQFFLPEDMLGYGAKFLQPDAEVIVSFWEGRPIGVELPPKAVFEVTDTVEAVKGNTANAITKDATIETGHVLQVPPFIKIGEKIVVSTETGEYVERA; encoded by the coding sequence ATGCCGCCCATTGAACCTGCCAAGGTCCGGCCGGGAAACAAACTGGTCGTCGACGGCGACATCTATGAAGTGATCGAATTCGCCCACACGAAGCCCGGCAAAGGCCAGGCGTTCGTCAAATGCAAGATCAAGAATCTCCAGAACGGCCGTGTGCTCGAGAAGACCTGGAAGATCGGTGAAATGCTCGAAACCGCCGACTTCCAGAAGCACACCTGCCAGTTCCTTTACAGCGATCCCGATGGCTACAATTTCATGGACCTCGGCTCTTACGAGCAGTTCTTCCTGCCCGAGGACATGCTGGGCTACGGCGCCAAGTTCCTGCAGCCCGACGCCGAAGTGATCGTCTCCTTCTGGGAAGGCCGTCCGATCGGCGTGGAGCTTCCCCCGAAGGCCGTCTTCGAAGTCACCGATACCGTCGAAGCTGTGAAGGGCAACACCGCCAACGCGATTACCAAGGACGCCACGATTGAAACGGGCCACGTCCTGCAGGTGCCGCCCTTCATCAAGATCGGCGAGAAGATCGTCGTCAGCACCGAGACGGGCGAGTACGTCGAGCGCGCCTGA
- a CDS encoding glycosyltransferase family 4 protein: protein MSTLTIGYDASSTLAPRSGIGRSALQLLRAMVEADDERFQFRVLLNSLRRSPGPEHDFLKTPRVKVLRKRRPGGMLVQAWRQGKGPAVEDLLGPNIDLFHAPASYIPPARSARRVITVHDLSFIDEPPEQLEKLGGAYFRETFPKFLPQCDLIATPSAFVREQVIDRYGISADRVEVVPWGIDRELFRPASEPEVERARHAAITPPDYILAVSDHMPRKRIGLMLDVYARLRELEPGTPKLAVLGWRGRPPQELRERPELHKNVLVLRSVPDEHLAGLYSGAIATFITSGHEGFGFPVLEAQACGSPVVCGRNSALAEIGGDGVAFVEGADVDAWAEALRTLVFDQEAHDAQRAVGLQHAAEFTWAAAGRKMLDLYAR, encoded by the coding sequence ATGAGCACACTGACCATCGGCTACGATGCATCCAGCACCCTGGCGCCCCGAAGCGGCATTGGCCGCTCGGCGCTGCAACTCCTGCGTGCCATGGTCGAGGCCGACGACGAGCGTTTTCAGTTCCGCGTGCTCTTGAACTCGCTCCGCCGGTCGCCCGGGCCGGAGCACGATTTCCTCAAAACTCCCCGCGTGAAGGTCCTCCGGAAACGCCGCCCCGGCGGCATGCTCGTTCAGGCCTGGCGCCAGGGCAAAGGCCCGGCCGTCGAGGATTTGCTCGGTCCAAACATCGACCTCTTCCACGCGCCGGCGTCGTACATTCCCCCCGCCAGATCAGCGCGTCGCGTGATTACGGTGCACGACCTGTCGTTCATCGACGAACCACCGGAGCAGTTGGAGAAACTCGGCGGCGCCTACTTCCGCGAGACTTTCCCGAAGTTTCTGCCGCAGTGCGATCTGATCGCGACACCCAGCGCCTTCGTGCGCGAGCAGGTCATTGATCGCTACGGCATTTCCGCCGATCGCGTGGAAGTTGTCCCTTGGGGCATCGACCGCGAGCTCTTCCGGCCGGCCAGCGAACCCGAGGTGGAACGCGCGCGGCACGCTGCAATAACGCCACCGGATTACATCCTCGCCGTCAGCGACCACATGCCGCGAAAGCGCATCGGACTGATGTTGGACGTTTACGCGCGCCTGCGTGAGCTTGAACCCGGCACGCCGAAGCTCGCCGTGCTCGGCTGGCGCGGCCGCCCCCCCCAGGAACTGCGCGAGCGCCCCGAGCTGCACAAGAACGTCCTCGTCCTGCGCTCCGTCCCCGACGAGCACCTGGCGGGACTATACAGCGGCGCCATCGCCACGTTTATCACTTCCGGGCACGAAGGCTTCGGCTTTCCGGTTCTTGAGGCGCAGGCCTGCGGCTCGCCGGTCGTTTGCGGACGAAACAGCGCACTGGCCGAGATCGGAGGCGACGGTGTTGCCTTCGTCGAAGGCGCCGATGTCGACGCCTGGGCAGAAGCGCTGCGCACGCTGGTCTTCGACCAGGAAGCCCACGACGCCCAGCGCGCCGTTGGCCTACAGCACGCCGCCGAGTTCACCTGGGCTGCCGCCGGCCGCAAGATGCTCGACCTGTACGCGCGATAG
- a CDS encoding heme-binding protein — MSFTRIKFAVLIAGALATSGCAIAAGALGIRSIYEEPEYKTLAPQEAPFEVREYGERLAIEATVPVTSDRGDDNSAFRVLFRYISGENRVQQKIDMTVPVEVEEPRSEKIAMTVPVEVNESGEESTMTMKFFLPAEYTMETAPAPVDSRLQLITLPPQTVAVLRFSGAPSQEDIDRRQEELQAALAASTDWEPVGEPTIYYYDAPFTPPLLRRNEIIVPVEQSQEED; from the coding sequence ATGTCATTTACTCGTATCAAATTCGCTGTGCTCATCGCCGGCGCCTTGGCGACATCCGGTTGCGCGATCGCCGCCGGCGCCCTGGGCATCCGCAGCATCTACGAAGAACCGGAGTACAAGACTCTGGCACCGCAAGAGGCGCCGTTTGAGGTGCGAGAGTACGGCGAGCGCCTGGCGATCGAAGCAACCGTTCCCGTTACTTCCGATCGAGGTGACGATAATTCGGCTTTTCGCGTTCTATTTAGATATATCAGCGGCGAGAATCGGGTTCAGCAGAAGATAGATATGACGGTGCCGGTTGAAGTCGAGGAACCAAGGAGTGAGAAGATCGCCATGACGGTGCCCGTGGAAGTCAACGAATCCGGGGAAGAGTCCACGATGACGATGAAGTTCTTCCTTCCGGCCGAGTACACAATGGAGACGGCACCGGCGCCTGTGGATTCGCGCCTTCAATTGATCACGCTGCCGCCCCAGACTGTCGCGGTCCTGCGGTTCTCCGGCGCCCCCTCTCAGGAGGACATAGATCGGCGACAAGAGGAACTTCAAGCCGCCCTGGCCGCGTCGACGGACTGGGAGCCGGTGGGCGAACCGACCATCTACTACTACGACGCGCCCTTTACTCCCCCACTGCTGCGGAGAAACGAGATCATCGTGCCGGTCGAACAGAGTCAGGAAGAAGATTAG
- a CDS encoding right-handed parallel beta-helix repeat-containing protein yields the protein MSRRVYLFALLLLFAMTSVVPAANIFNYQGHLKKDGANYTGTADFYFAIYRKDGPTETFLWVNDGGDLGTLPPTGAVPVTVEDGQFSLDIGDTTLTNMSALPSTLFNEQAHLFMRVWVDAGEGIEQLNPDRAIHLGPGFGYESEDGLVIYVDDASGNDMYSGLTPGRAKKTIQAAVDALPPVLTGETIIQIADGTYTETVLMFGILISGDSASLTVQKDPSTTGDVILHPSSVRAIRVDGCATNRIKFVDITVQGSGTGAGIVTYGSTVGLYGCTFGNLANGIFADRGSDFLIIDCTVDDNTIGMNFQNGTYAIVKNSIVDHTTQNAIKIMYSSTVELYDTTAQNSGMSGIYTDSSRVHLWDCVLNNNGTAGTGHGLYCFSNAFATTSRMTSSNNNGAGVCAQRGGYVLLGEAPINITGNNYGLQGLSRGTIEYYSGRVIFSGNGTNQQTSSDGMIIVN from the coding sequence ATGTCGCGTCGAGTTTACCTCTTTGCACTGCTACTTCTGTTCGCCATGACGTCGGTTGTCCCTGCTGCGAACATTTTCAACTATCAAGGGCACCTGAAGAAGGATGGTGCGAACTACACCGGCACAGCCGATTTCTACTTCGCGATCTATCGCAAGGACGGTCCGACCGAGACGTTCCTTTGGGTCAATGACGGTGGAGATTTGGGCACTTTGCCTCCGACCGGAGCGGTCCCTGTGACCGTGGAAGATGGGCAGTTCTCCCTCGACATTGGGGATACGACGCTCACGAACATGTCCGCCCTCCCGTCGACGCTTTTCAACGAGCAAGCTCACCTCTTCATGCGCGTGTGGGTGGACGCCGGCGAGGGAATCGAGCAGTTGAACCCCGACCGGGCCATTCACCTGGGACCCGGATTTGGCTATGAGTCTGAGGACGGGCTCGTCATCTATGTCGACGACGCTTCGGGCAATGACATGTACTCCGGTCTGACCCCGGGGCGCGCAAAGAAGACGATCCAGGCCGCCGTTGACGCCCTGCCACCTGTTCTTACTGGCGAGACGATCATCCAGATCGCTGACGGGACCTATACCGAGACTGTATTGATGTTCGGCATCTTGATTTCCGGGGATTCGGCTTCGTTGACCGTTCAGAAGGACCCATCCACGACAGGCGATGTCATTCTCCACCCCAGTTCCGTCAGGGCAATCAGAGTAGATGGTTGCGCCACAAATCGAATCAAATTCGTCGACATCACCGTGCAGGGAAGCGGGACTGGCGCGGGAATCGTCACTTACGGATCAACCGTTGGGCTTTATGGCTGCACTTTTGGGAATCTGGCGAATGGGATATTCGCCGATCGCGGAAGCGACTTCCTGATCATTGATTGCACAGTCGATGATAATACGATCGGCATGAACTTCCAGAACGGCACTTACGCGATTGTTAAGAACTCCATTGTCGATCACACGACCCAGAACGCAATCAAGATCATGTATTCCAGCACCGTGGAACTGTACGACACGACTGCGCAAAACTCAGGGATGTCCGGAATATACACAGACAGTTCGCGGGTCCACTTATGGGATTGCGTGTTGAACAACAACGGTACGGCGGGAACGGGACACGGTCTTTACTGCTTCTCCAACGCTTTTGCTACGACCTCTCGCATGACATCCAGCAACAACAATGGAGCCGGCGTCTGTGCCCAGCGGGGCGGATATGTTCTCTTGGGTGAGGCTCCCATCAATATCACGGGAAACAATTACGGCCTACAGGGACTCAGCCGCGGAACCATCGAGTACTATAGCGGACGCGTCATCTTCAGCGGCAATGGAACGAATCAGCAGACCAGCTCCGATGGGATGATTATCGTCAACTAG
- a CDS encoding YraN family protein gives MAGLAPVSEVASNPAMNVGAMIGRVVERLGRRPGAFDPSWSAPQAGAWGEEWAAWHYFHRRGAAILSRNWHGGGGELDLVVREKETLVFVEVKLRDPKNPDPLAAVRDSLRKRHFRSAAMAYLRRLPKPHPPYRFDVLLVTPNPMDPRRPQLDCLEDVLQKSSEG, from the coding sequence ATGGCTGGGCTTGCTCCGGTTTCCGAGGTCGCGTCCAATCCCGCCATGAATGTGGGGGCAATGATCGGACGCGTTGTGGAACGTCTCGGCCGGCGGCCGGGAGCGTTCGATCCGTCGTGGTCGGCTCCGCAGGCCGGCGCGTGGGGCGAAGAATGGGCCGCGTGGCATTACTTCCACCGGCGAGGCGCGGCGATCCTGTCGCGTAATTGGCACGGCGGGGGCGGTGAGCTCGACCTGGTGGTGCGCGAGAAGGAAACGTTGGTGTTCGTCGAGGTCAAGTTGCGCGATCCGAAGAACCCGGACCCGCTGGCGGCCGTTCGGGATTCGCTGCGCAAGCGCCACTTCCGTTCGGCGGCGATGGCGTACTTGCGGAGATTGCCGAAGCCGCACCCTCCGTATCGTTTCGACGTATTGTTGGTGACGCCGAATCCGATGGATCCCCGCCGGCCGCAGTTGGATTGCCTGGAGGATGTGCTGCAGAAAAGCAGCGAGGGGTAG
- a CDS encoding linear amide C-N hydrolase: MKFMILFGLGMLLLTAPARACTAFCMDGPDGPVYACNFDMMVPADGLVVVNKRGLAKQSYRPGTTGKTAKWTSKCGSVSFSMAGREYAWSGMNEAGLCLTTLELKGSEYPGADERPPFDVGAWAQYLLDTCGTVEEAIEANKHTRLVDDGDSPCHLFVIDGTGQGAAFEWHDGEFVCYTGDDFPVRAMTNIAYDRAVESLERGGPKWWWSNPGGSAERFMTAANRMTAFDPETQTAAPDYAIETLAGPCLASNTKWSVVFDVANKKVWWGTSRNPKLKYFTFDAFDFSCDTPTMILDVHAPLEGNVDQAFKPYDRQVNLRTFRLCLDRLGIQVSQADAESLMSSYESFTCASEDEATEE; this comes from the coding sequence ATGAAATTCATGATCTTATTCGGGCTCGGGATGTTGCTGCTGACCGCCCCGGCGCGTGCCTGCACGGCGTTCTGTATGGATGGTCCCGACGGGCCGGTCTATGCGTGCAACTTCGACATGATGGTTCCAGCCGATGGGCTCGTCGTAGTGAACAAGCGCGGACTGGCAAAACAGAGCTATCGACCCGGTACGACAGGAAAGACGGCGAAGTGGACGTCGAAGTGTGGCAGTGTCTCCTTCAGTATGGCCGGGCGAGAGTACGCATGGAGCGGGATGAACGAGGCCGGACTCTGCCTGACGACGCTCGAGTTGAAGGGATCGGAATACCCGGGGGCGGACGAGCGTCCGCCTTTCGATGTCGGTGCGTGGGCGCAGTATCTTCTCGATACATGCGGCACCGTCGAGGAAGCGATCGAAGCCAACAAGCACACCCGCCTGGTCGATGACGGCGATTCGCCGTGTCACTTGTTTGTGATCGACGGAACGGGCCAAGGGGCCGCGTTCGAGTGGCACGATGGGGAGTTCGTTTGCTACACCGGCGACGACTTCCCCGTTCGAGCGATGACGAACATTGCCTACGACCGCGCCGTCGAGTCCTTGGAGCGCGGCGGCCCGAAATGGTGGTGGTCGAACCCGGGCGGGTCGGCGGAGCGCTTCATGACCGCGGCAAACCGAATGACGGCCTTCGATCCTGAGACACAGACGGCCGCGCCGGATTACGCGATCGAGACACTTGCCGGTCCGTGCCTGGCATCCAACACCAAGTGGAGCGTTGTGTTCGATGTGGCCAACAAGAAGGTCTGGTGGGGAACTTCTCGGAATCCGAAGCTGAAGTACTTCACCTTCGACGCGTTCGACTTCTCATGCGATACGCCGACGATGATTTTGGATGTTCATGCACCACTGGAAGGAAACGTTGACCAGGCCTTCAAGCCGTACGATCGCCAAGTGAATCTGCGCACGTTCCGCCTCTGTCTCGATCGATTGGGAATCCAGGTTTCACAGGCTGATGCGGAAAGCCTGATGAGTTCCTACGAGAGTTTCACCTGCGCATCCGAGGACGAAGCGACTGAAGAGTAA